The proteins below are encoded in one region of Ferruginibacter lapsinanis:
- a CDS encoding serine hydrolase domain-containing protein has translation MLSAIISLFNQISSHTYRILIAVKPYRPLFLIVFSCSACNLGGAKNNAGENEKIVIIDLPVPSMVSAAEKERIYNTSKSWFDTVLKPGGFNGGMIVAKNGNIIFEAYNGTGHLPGNDTITANSSLHIASVSKTFTAMAVLKLWQDGKLKLDDEFSLYFPQFNYPGVTIRSLLSHRSGLPNYTHYMESIHWDEKRMATNEDILNTLITLKDQLPPAVSPNTKFAYCNTNYALLALLIEKVTGKKYSDYLSHTFFLPLQMKHTFVFTMADTVKVPPSYDWRNRLMPFNFLDAIYGDKNIYTTPEDLLIWDRALNSGYIFTQKTLEAAYAPYSNERPGVKNYGLGWRMNIYPTGKKIIFHNGWWHGSNAVFTRILQDSATIIVIGNKYNRNIYHTMKLANLFGDYYESGEDENEPLRPAETPIKAANDYKK, from the coding sequence ATGTTATCGGCAATTATATCACTTTTCAATCAAATTTCATCTCATACTTATCGTATACTTATTGCTGTAAAACCTTACAGGCCCTTATTTTTAATTGTTTTTTCCTGTTCGGCCTGCAATCTTGGCGGCGCTAAAAATAATGCCGGAGAAAACGAAAAAATTGTCATTATTGATCTGCCAGTGCCGTCAATGGTTTCAGCGGCAGAGAAAGAAAGAATTTATAATACCAGTAAATCCTGGTTCGATACGGTATTAAAACCCGGAGGCTTTAATGGAGGGATGATTGTGGCAAAAAATGGGAATATAATTTTTGAAGCTTATAACGGAACAGGACATTTGCCCGGAAATGATACCATTACAGCAAATTCATCTTTACATATTGCATCTGTGAGCAAAACATTTACAGCCATGGCTGTTTTAAAGCTATGGCAAGATGGAAAGCTGAAATTAGATGATGAATTTTCATTATACTTTCCTCAGTTCAATTACCCGGGTGTAACCATTCGCTCATTATTAAGTCATAGAAGTGGATTACCCAACTATACACATTATATGGAGTCCATTCATTGGGATGAGAAGAGAATGGCCACTAATGAAGACATTTTAAATACTTTAATTACCTTAAAAGATCAATTACCCCCTGCCGTTAGCCCAAATACGAAATTTGCCTATTGCAACACAAATTATGCCTTACTGGCTTTATTAATAGAAAAAGTAACAGGTAAGAAATATAGTGATTATTTGTCTCATACTTTTTTTCTGCCATTGCAAATGAAACATACATTTGTTTTCACCATGGCTGATACTGTAAAAGTACCTCCTAGTTATGATTGGAGAAACCGCCTGATGCCTTTCAATTTTTTAGATGCCATTTATGGAGATAAAAATATTTATACTACCCCAGAAGATCTGTTGATCTGGGACAGGGCTTTAAACAGCGGATATATTTTTACTCAAAAAACTTTAGAAGCAGCGTATGCCCCATATAGCAATGAACGGCCTGGTGTAAAAAATTATGGGTTGGGTTGGAGAATGAATATTTACCCTACCGGGAAAAAAATCATATTTCATAATGGCTGGTGGCATGGAAGTAATGCGGTGTTCACCAGAATTTTACAGGATAGTGCTACTATAATAGTAATTGGAAACAAATACAATCGAAATATTTATCATACGATGAAATTGGCTAATTTATTTGGAGATTATTACGAATCAGGTGAAGATGAAAATGAGCCATTAAGACCTGCGGAAACCCCGATAAAAGCGGCGAATGACTATAAAAAATAA
- the serA gene encoding phosphoglycerate dehydrogenase, producing the protein MADKKITSYPKDKINILFLENISDVAVKYFNAAGYVNVRKLNGALSEEELIKAVKDVHLIGIRSKTQMTAKVIDAAEKLQAIGCFCIGTNQVDLKAATKHGIAVYNAPYSNTRSVAELVIGAAIILIRKIIDKNIAAHKGIWMKDATGSYELRGKTLGIIGYGNIGSQLSVLAEALGMKVIFYDTETKLPLGNASDCNSLKELLNKSDVVSLHVPDLPSTRNLINKTNLKYFKKGAILINYARGEVVDLDALAKYLKDGSLGGAAIDVFPWEPEKNGDTFTSPLQGLSNVLLTPHIGGSTQEAQHNIGDDVSAKLFNYLEKGISSGSLTVPALSLPPLEGTHRILHIHNNVPGVLSEINTQLSKHKINILGQYLKTNDAIGYVVLDVDKGLSKNAVELLKKVKATIKVRVLY; encoded by the coding sequence ATGGCAGACAAAAAAATAACAAGTTATCCAAAAGACAAGATCAATATCCTTTTTTTAGAAAACATAAGCGATGTAGCTGTAAAATACTTTAATGCAGCAGGTTATGTAAACGTACGCAAGTTAAATGGGGCATTGAGCGAAGAGGAATTAATTAAAGCCGTTAAAGATGTTCATTTAATAGGTATCCGCAGTAAAACACAGATGACAGCAAAAGTGATCGATGCTGCAGAAAAATTACAGGCAATTGGTTGTTTTTGTATCGGCACCAATCAGGTTGACCTGAAAGCGGCGACGAAACATGGCATTGCGGTGTATAATGCACCTTACAGTAATACAAGAAGTGTGGCAGAATTAGTGATAGGTGCCGCAATTATTTTAATAAGAAAGATCATTGACAAAAATATAGCAGCTCATAAAGGTATCTGGATGAAAGATGCCACAGGCAGCTACGAATTGCGAGGCAAGACTTTAGGGATCATTGGTTATGGTAATATCGGTAGCCAATTGAGTGTGCTGGCAGAAGCATTGGGAATGAAAGTTATTTTTTATGATACTGAAACCAAATTGCCCTTGGGTAATGCATCAGATTGTAATTCACTAAAGGAATTATTGAATAAATCAGATGTGGTTTCTTTGCATGTACCGGATTTACCAAGCACCCGTAATCTGATCAATAAGACCAATCTGAAATATTTCAAAAAAGGAGCGATATTGATCAATTATGCAAGGGGAGAAGTGGTTGACCTGGATGCGTTGGCCAAATACCTTAAGGATGGTTCATTAGGTGGGGCTGCTATAGATGTATTCCCTTGGGAGCCAGAAAAAAATGGAGATACATTCACTTCGCCGTTGCAGGGATTAAGTAATGTATTGCTTACGCCGCATATTGGTGGTAGCACCCAAGAGGCTCAACATAATATTGGGGATGATGTGAGTGCTAAATTATTCAACTATCTGGAAAAAGGTATCAGTAGCGGATCACTGACTGTACCGGCATTAAGTTTGCCACCTTTGGAAGGAACTCATCGCATTCTGCACATACATAATAACGTTCCGGGAGTGCTTTCAGAGATCAATACTCAGTTATCTAAGCATAAAATAAACATTTTAGGTCAATACCTTAAAACGAACGATGCTATAGGATATGTAGTGCTGGACGTAGATAAAGGACTCAGTAAAAATGCCGTAGAACTATTAAAGAAAGTAAAAGCTACTATAAAAGTGAGAGTGTTGTACTGA
- a CDS encoding NAD(P)/FAD-dependent oxidoreductase, which produces MKLVIIGGGFGGLRLARSLSNKAGFEITLLDRFNYHQFQPLFYQVATAGLDASNISFPLRKVFHQSKNIRFRVAEVQQIVSEQKMVVTDIGNFEYDALVIATGADTNFFGNRNITDNALPMKSSVEALQLRYKLLQNFEDALLVKEPEALQRFMNIVIVGGGPTGVELSGAIADMKRFVLPKDYPELDFSKMKIYLLEGSSKVLGAMAEKSSIRSKKYLEELGVTILTDSILKDYDGQAVLLQNGNIIPANIVIWAAGIKGNVPNGIDQELIAKGNRIKVDRHCRVQGFDNIYAIGDVAYMQEPAYPNGHPQVAPVAMQQADTIANNLKRIEMKSSNALLEEFTYNNQGSMATVGRNLAVVDLPKPKLSIGGFPAWLIWMGLHLMLILGVKNRFFVFCNWLYNYFTYDQSLRLIFNVKADKKK; this is translated from the coding sequence ATGAAACTCGTAATAATAGGTGGAGGATTTGGAGGGTTAAGATTGGCTCGTAGCCTAAGTAACAAAGCCGGTTTTGAGATCACTTTATTAGATAGATTTAATTACCATCAGTTTCAACCGTTGTTCTATCAGGTCGCAACAGCAGGGCTGGATGCCAGTAATATTTCTTTTCCGCTGCGAAAGGTTTTTCATCAATCGAAAAATATTCGTTTCAGGGTGGCTGAAGTGCAGCAAATAGTATCTGAACAAAAAATGGTGGTGACTGATATTGGTAATTTTGAGTATGATGCATTGGTGATTGCCACAGGTGCAGATACTAATTTTTTCGGCAATCGAAATATTACAGATAATGCTTTGCCGATGAAAAGTTCGGTAGAAGCATTACAGTTGCGGTATAAACTGTTGCAAAATTTTGAAGATGCTTTATTGGTTAAAGAGCCGGAAGCATTGCAAAGATTCATGAATATCGTTATCGTGGGAGGTGGGCCAACGGGTGTAGAACTGAGTGGTGCTATCGCAGATATGAAAAGATTTGTATTGCCGAAAGATTACCCCGAATTGGATTTTAGCAAAATGAAAATTTATCTGTTAGAAGGTTCTTCTAAGGTTTTGGGGGCTATGGCGGAAAAATCAAGTATACGCTCAAAAAAATATTTGGAAGAATTAGGAGTAACTATATTAACGGATAGTATTTTAAAAGATTACGACGGACAGGCTGTTTTATTGCAAAACGGAAATATTATTCCTGCCAATATTGTTATTTGGGCAGCGGGTATTAAAGGCAATGTGCCGAATGGTATTGATCAGGAATTGATAGCAAAAGGAAACAGAATTAAGGTTGACAGGCATTGCCGTGTACAGGGCTTCGACAATATTTATGCGATAGGAGATGTGGCTTACATGCAAGAGCCTGCTTATCCTAACGGTCATCCACAAGTGGCGCCGGTGGCTATGCAACAGGCAGATACCATTGCTAATAATTTGAAACGGATAGAAATGAAAAGCAGCAATGCGTTGCTGGAGGAATTTACATACAACAATCAGGGTAGTATGGCAACTGTTGGCAGAAATCTTGCGGTAGTTGATCTGCCAAAGCCAAAATTAAGTATCGGCGGTTTCCCTGCCTGGCTCATATGGATGGGATTACACCTGATGCTGATTCTTGGGGTAAAAAATCGCTTCTTTGTGTTTTGTAACTGGTTGTATAATTATTTTACTTACGATCAGAGTTTGAGACTGATATTTAATGTAAAAGCAGATAAGAAGAAATAA
- a CDS encoding class I SAM-dependent DNA methyltransferase: MFITQIIATEMNVQQAYNIWADQYDTNDNKTRDLEAISLKESLANITFNNCLEIGCGTGKNTEWLITKATHITAVDLSDEMLAKAKSKINADTIEFHKADITQEWEFINKQYDLATFSLVLEHIEDLDPIFKKLSTAIISGGHVYIGELHPFKQYGGSKARFDTDNGQQIVTCYNHHISDFTDAATNNGFAIVSIKEYFDDNDRKNIPRILTILLQKI; the protein is encoded by the coding sequence ATTTTTATTACACAAATAATTGCAACAGAAATGAATGTACAGCAAGCATACAATATCTGGGCTGACCAATACGATACTAACGATAACAAAACCAGAGACCTTGAGGCCATTTCATTAAAGGAAAGCTTGGCTAATATTACATTTAATAACTGTCTTGAAATTGGTTGCGGAACAGGAAAAAATACCGAATGGCTAATTACAAAAGCTACTCACATTACAGCAGTTGATCTTTCGGATGAGATGCTGGCAAAAGCAAAAAGTAAGATAAATGCAGACACGATCGAATTTCACAAAGCTGATATTACTCAAGAATGGGAATTCATAAATAAACAATATGATCTGGCCACTTTTAGCCTTGTGCTGGAGCATATAGAAGATCTTGATCCTATCTTTAAAAAACTATCTACTGCAATTATTTCCGGTGGTCATGTATATATCGGAGAACTCCACCCATTTAAACAATACGGTGGATCAAAAGCCAGGTTTGATACCGATAACGGTCAGCAGATCGTAACTTGTTACAACCACCACATATCTGATTTCACAGATGCCGCTACGAATAATGGTTTTGCTATTGTTTCAATCAAAGAATATTTTGATGATAATGACCGAAAAAATATTCCAAGAATTCTTACGATACTTTTACAGAAGATATAA
- a CDS encoding phosphoribosylpyrophosphate synthetase translates to METYETVVDALNGLKAKGYTLDFNIAFDKLMCSNNEICLNPNEFEITEVYRFEGETNPSDEDIVYAVEAKEGNIKGVITSAFGMYADALSTEMIQKLSMHK, encoded by the coding sequence ATGGAAACATATGAAACCGTAGTGGATGCATTAAATGGGCTAAAAGCAAAAGGGTATACACTCGACTTTAATATTGCATTTGACAAATTAATGTGCTCTAATAATGAAATATGTCTTAATCCGAATGAGTTTGAAATAACTGAAGTATATCGTTTTGAAGGAGAAACCAACCCTTCGGATGAAGATATTGTATATGCTGTTGAAGCCAAAGAAGGGAATATTAAAGGAGTAATCACCAGTGCATTTGGAATGTATGCCGATGCCTTAAGCACAGAAATGATACAGAAATTATCCATGCATAAATAG
- the rnr gene encoding ribonuclease R, translated as MSKDRKSNSKKSSQTAIVKGRLDISRSGMGFVIVEGVEKDIVVRPNDFGRAFHGDIVRVQINKEGGGSKRTEGKVVDVAERSKTTFVGNIEANKNFAFFVAAGEKPIPDFYVPVDKLNGAVNGDRVVVKLVKWDKADKKPEGEVLNVLKAEDLNDMAMKELLIDGGFPLSFSDEVMKEAKQMSDKITREELKKRKDCRDILTFTIDPVDAKDFDDAISIRNLDNGNYEIGVHIADVSHFVKPDSVLDKAAYERATSVYLPDRVNPMLPEKISNELCSLRPNEDKYTFSVIFQITNKAEIKHKWIGRTIINSNHRYTYEDAQQIIETKDGVNFKAILLLNDLAKRFRKERFDNGAINFSSQEVRFTLDENGKPLGIVVKESKDAHKLIEEFMLLANRTIAEYISKIKINKQPIPFPYRIHDTPDEEKLKPFAAFAKKFGYTFDIKDEAAVAGSFNKLLKDVSGKPEQHVLEQLGIRTMAKAVYTSENIGHYGLGFEHYCHFTSPIRRYPDVMVHRILQECLDKNLKLDKKMEEKCKHCSDRERKAMECERAGNKYKQVEFMQQYLGEEFEGIISGVAAFGFFVETVLHKCEGMVTVRDLSAYDDFRLDETDYALVGLRTGKKFRMGDKVMIKVVAANLEKRQLDYEWVVGNEKLDAQKSKLNQKSKKK; from the coding sequence ATGAGTAAAGACAGAAAATCAAATTCAAAAAAATCATCACAAACAGCTATAGTTAAGGGGAGATTAGATATCAGTCGTAGCGGAATGGGATTTGTAATTGTAGAAGGAGTTGAAAAAGATATTGTTGTAAGACCTAACGATTTTGGAAGAGCTTTTCATGGGGATATTGTACGGGTGCAGATCAATAAAGAAGGTGGCGGTAGCAAACGCACAGAAGGTAAAGTGGTGGATGTAGCCGAAAGAAGTAAAACAACATTTGTAGGGAATATAGAAGCTAATAAGAATTTTGCATTTTTTGTTGCAGCGGGAGAAAAACCGATTCCTGATTTTTATGTGCCGGTAGATAAATTGAACGGAGCTGTAAACGGCGACAGGGTAGTAGTGAAATTAGTTAAATGGGATAAAGCAGATAAGAAGCCCGAGGGTGAAGTATTGAACGTTTTGAAAGCAGAGGATCTGAATGATATGGCGATGAAAGAATTGCTCATAGATGGAGGTTTCCCTTTATCTTTTTCTGATGAGGTGATGAAGGAGGCAAAGCAGATGTCTGATAAAATTACCAGGGAGGAGCTAAAGAAACGTAAAGATTGCAGAGACATATTAACTTTTACCATTGATCCCGTTGATGCAAAAGATTTTGATGACGCTATTTCAATAAGAAATTTAGATAATGGCAATTATGAGATCGGCGTTCATATAGCTGATGTCAGTCATTTTGTAAAACCGGATAGTGTGTTGGATAAAGCGGCTTATGAAAGGGCTACCAGTGTCTATTTGCCCGATAGAGTAAATCCGATGTTACCCGAAAAGATCAGTAATGAATTATGTTCTCTTCGTCCTAATGAGGATAAATACACTTTCTCAGTGATATTTCAAATTACGAATAAAGCAGAGATAAAACATAAGTGGATCGGTCGTACTATTATCAATAGTAACCATCGGTATACTTATGAAGATGCACAACAGATCATCGAAACAAAGGATGGCGTAAATTTTAAAGCCATTTTATTATTGAATGACCTGGCAAAACGTTTCCGTAAAGAGCGGTTTGATAATGGAGCGATCAATTTCTCTTCACAGGAAGTTCGTTTTACATTAGATGAAAATGGTAAGCCTTTGGGTATTGTAGTGAAAGAAAGTAAAGACGCACATAAACTCATTGAGGAATTTATGTTGTTGGCAAACAGAACTATAGCTGAATATATCTCCAAGATAAAAATAAATAAACAACCTATCCCTTTTCCATATAGGATACATGACACACCTGATGAAGAAAAACTAAAACCATTTGCAGCTTTTGCAAAAAAATTTGGTTACACATTTGATATTAAAGACGAAGCAGCTGTAGCCGGTTCATTTAATAAGTTATTGAAAGATGTAAGTGGAAAACCAGAGCAACATGTATTGGAGCAGTTAGGCATACGTACGATGGCCAAAGCTGTGTATACGTCAGAAAATATCGGTCATTATGGTTTAGGATTTGAACATTATTGTCATTTTACTTCTCCGATACGTCGTTATCCGGATGTAATGGTGCATCGAATTTTACAGGAATGCCTGGATAAGAATTTGAAGCTGGATAAAAAAATGGAGGAAAAATGTAAACATTGCAGCGACAGAGAGCGTAAAGCAATGGAATGTGAGAGAGCCGGTAATAAATACAAACAGGTTGAGTTCATGCAACAGTATCTTGGAGAAGAATTCGAAGGTATTATTAGTGGTGTTGCGGCATTTGGTTTCTTTGTAGAAACTGTTTTGCATAAATGTGAAGGAATGGTTACTGTGAGAGATCTCAGTGCCTATGATGATTTCAGATTAGATGAAACCGATTATGCATTGGTTGGTTTGCGTACCGGTAAGAAATTCCGCATGGGAGATAAAGTGATGATAAAAGTAGTGGCCGCTAATTTAGAAAAACGACAATTAGATTACGAGTGGGTAGTGGGGAATGAAAAATTAGATGCCCAAAAATCTAAATTAAATCAAAAGTCTAAAAAGAAGTAA
- a CDS encoding polyprenyl synthetase family protein has translation MKSFTELSKIFEERFAVRHFPDHTKTLYDPAQYILQLGGKRIRPVAVLMGNELFDEINPDAFHVAAAIELFHNFSLIHDDIMDKAPLRRGMETVHKKYGDSTALLAGDVMLIQAYEYINKIDAYHLQKVMQLFNKTAKEVCEGQQLDMDFESRSNVSLEEYVNMITLKTSVLLAASLQLGAILGGAREGSQQYLYEFGKNLGIAFQVQDDYLDAFGDPEKFGKQIGGDILANKKTFLMIHAMDTASPEQLAELNSLVANNPADKVEKVLKIFKDCKVDDWAKELKEKYLQTALKNLEDTPVVSSRKQSLADLAAYLIQREH, from the coding sequence ATGAAATCTTTTACAGAATTGTCTAAAATATTTGAAGAAAGATTTGCTGTAAGGCATTTTCCTGATCATACAAAAACCTTGTATGACCCGGCACAATATATTTTACAACTGGGAGGTAAAAGAATAAGGCCCGTTGCGGTTTTGATGGGTAATGAATTATTCGATGAGATCAATCCGGATGCTTTTCATGTGGCAGCTGCCATCGAACTGTTTCACAACTTCAGTTTGATCCATGACGATATTATGGATAAAGCTCCCTTGCGGAGGGGGATGGAAACAGTGCATAAAAAATACGGAGACTCTACTGCATTGCTGGCCGGAGATGTGATGTTGATCCAGGCATATGAATATATTAATAAGATCGATGCGTATCATTTACAAAAAGTGATGCAGCTATTTAATAAAACTGCTAAAGAAGTTTGTGAAGGTCAGCAACTGGATATGGATTTCGAATCCAGAAGTAATGTTAGTTTGGAAGAATATGTAAACATGATCACCTTAAAAACTTCTGTGCTGCTGGCTGCAAGTTTGCAGTTAGGAGCAATTCTTGGAGGTGCAAGAGAAGGTAGTCAGCAATATTTATACGAGTTTGGTAAAAATCTCGGAATCGCCTTCCAGGTGCAGGATGACTATCTTGACGCATTTGGCGATCCGGAAAAATTTGGCAAACAGATCGGCGGCGATATTCTTGCCAACAAAAAAACATTTTTAATGATCCATGCTATGGATACTGCTTCTCCTGAGCAGTTGGCTGAGTTGAATTCATTAGTTGCCAATAACCCTGCAGATAAAGTTGAAAAAGTATTGAAGATATTTAAGGATTGCAAAGTAGATGATTGGGCAAAAGAGTTAAAAGAAAAATACCTGCAAACAGCCTTGAAAAATTTAGAAGATACTCCTGTGGTTTCTTCTCGTAAACAATCACTGGCCGATCTGGCGGCGTATTTAATACAAAGAGAGCATTGA
- a CDS encoding amino acid permease — MSNSLFRTKKIENILAEGGDDPHGGDGLKRVLTVRDLTFFGIAAILGAGSFSSLGGAVFNGGPGVVILFLITAVACAFTAFCYSEFASRIPVAGSAYTYAYASFGELFAWIIGWALIMEYSIGNIYVAFSWSDYFTSFLSKCGVDLPTWLATSYKEAQHAVRDGALTGDQFEAWKTAPVIGGLRIIFDLPAVIINFLITYLVYRGIKESRNFSNVMVILKMVVVGMVIVVGGYLVFANGLTFNWTPANDAGVRSFMPNGFSGVMAAVAGVFFAYIGFDAVSVLAEESKNPQRDLPRGMIYSLVICTIVYILLTLVLTGAVNYRNFDGVGDPLAFIFEKQNLNVGWMQLFVAVAAVVAMTSVLLVFQMGQPRIWMSMSRDGLLPSVFQKIHPTYKTPSFATIVTGLVVGIPILFTDKTFVLDFTSIATLFAFVLVCGGVLLIPRKEKQSGKFNIPYINGKIIFPFIIIGSIAVLVYMIPKYFTDKIDFTEEKKIDAFAAVIPKHNFDTVMVLQQLQQHLSIAADHDELFTGLSDSIAVKQSAAEKISVANKFIASSDTEQSRTQKVSTVIFWLLMIGLAIITIVKNYSLIPLMGVSTCLYLLTGMTKANWLWFGGWLLLGLIVYFMYGYKKSKLAK, encoded by the coding sequence ATGTCAAATTCTTTGTTCCGCACAAAAAAAATTGAAAATATTTTAGCAGAGGGCGGCGATGACCCTCATGGGGGTGACGGATTAAAAAGAGTGTTGACAGTTCGTGATCTTACTTTCTTTGGAATTGCTGCCATTTTGGGAGCAGGTAGTTTCAGTAGCTTAGGTGGCGCAGTTTTTAATGGCGGGCCTGGGGTAGTGATATTGTTTTTGATAACCGCAGTTGCTTGTGCATTTACCGCATTTTGTTATAGTGAATTTGCCAGTCGAATACCCGTGGCAGGTAGTGCCTATACCTATGCTTATGCAAGTTTTGGAGAATTGTTTGCCTGGATCATTGGATGGGCTTTGATAATGGAATACAGTATTGGTAACATTTATGTTGCTTTTAGCTGGAGCGATTACTTTACTTCTTTCTTGTCTAAATGTGGTGTCGATTTGCCCACCTGGTTAGCCACAAGTTATAAAGAAGCTCAGCATGCGGTAAGAGATGGTGCTTTAACCGGAGATCAGTTTGAAGCATGGAAAACAGCTCCGGTTATTGGTGGCTTGAGAATAATCTTTGACCTGCCTGCGGTGATCATCAATTTCCTGATCACTTATCTTGTTTATAGAGGAATAAAAGAAAGCCGCAATTTCAGCAATGTAATGGTGATACTTAAAATGGTGGTTGTAGGGATGGTGATCGTAGTTGGCGGATATTTGGTGTTTGCGAATGGATTGACTTTTAACTGGACACCAGCTAATGACGCAGGGGTGAGGTCTTTTATGCCAAACGGTTTTAGTGGAGTGATGGCGGCGGTTGCGGGAGTGTTTTTTGCGTACATAGGTTTTGATGCGGTGAGTGTGTTAGCAGAAGAAAGTAAGAATCCCCAACGGGATCTGCCAAGAGGGATGATCTATTCTTTGGTTATTTGTACTATTGTCTATATACTCTTAACATTGGTTTTAACAGGTGCAGTTAACTATCGGAATTTTGATGGAGTAGGCGATCCCCTGGCTTTTATATTTGAAAAACAGAATCTGAATGTTGGCTGGATGCAATTATTTGTTGCAGTTGCTGCGGTGGTAGCGATGACAAGTGTGTTGTTAGTATTCCAAATGGGACAACCTCGTATATGGATGAGTATGAGCCGTGATGGGCTTTTGCCATCTGTATTTCAAAAGATCCATCCAACATATAAAACACCTTCGTTTGCAACAATTGTAACCGGTTTGGTCGTAGGTATTCCTATATTATTTACAGATAAGACCTTTGTGTTAGACTTTACCAGTATTGCAACATTATTTGCATTTGTGTTGGTTTGTGGTGGCGTATTATTGATACCACGTAAAGAAAAACAATCCGGTAAGTTCAATATTCCTTATATCAATGGTAAAATAATTTTTCCTTTCATTATTATCGGATCGATAGCTGTATTGGTATATATGATACCGAAATATTTTACCGATAAAATAGATTTTACTGAAGAGAAAAAAATTGATGCTTTTGCTGCGGTTATACCTAAACACAATTTTGATACAGTGATGGTATTACAACAATTGCAACAACATTTATCAATAGCAGCAGATCACGATGAATTATTTACAGGCTTATCAGATTCGATTGCTGTAAAACAATCCGCAGCTGAAAAAATTTCGGTGGCCAATAAATTCATTGCTTCTTCCGATACAGAACAAAGTCGTACACAAAAAGTGTCTACAGTTATATTCTGGCTATTAATGATTGGGTTAGCTATCATTACGATAGTGAAAAATTATTCTTTGATACCATTAATGGGTGTCAGTACTTGTCTTTACTTGCTTACAGGAATGACCAAAGCCAACTGGTTGTGGTTTGGAGGTTGGTTATTACTCGGCTTGATAGTTTATTTTATGTATGGTTACAAGAAAAGCAAACTGGCCAAATAA
- a CDS encoding Smr/MutS family protein, whose translation MKYEVGDKIVVNLTDEEGVVVDIMNEKMVMIEVKGVKFPAYTDQIDFPYFKMFSQKKTVPKQKVYAEDVKKEKGSSKQKVADGVFISFVPVFEKDIFDDAVVEKFKLYLINQTDTELDFTYTLLLNGVNDFELKNSILPLNDFYLHDVQFELLSDNPRFDFEFSLTKPDKKKAEYFESSLKIKAKQLFKRIEEMQIKNEPSFSYLLFQEYPDRIETEKVDLSKLGNAGFRIYGAHEIRQNMPSAQSVVDLHIEKLTDDWKHLSNYDILTIQLKAFEKYYDLAISHFQPSLIIIHGVGTGKLKNEIHEILKAKKHVKSFANQYHHRFGYGATEIYFEY comes from the coding sequence ATGAAATACGAAGTTGGCGATAAAATAGTGGTGAATCTTACTGATGAAGAAGGAGTGGTGGTAGATATCATGAATGAGAAGATGGTGATGATTGAAGTAAAGGGGGTAAAATTCCCTGCTTATACTGACCAGATCGATTTCCCTTATTTTAAAATGTTCTCACAAAAGAAAACTGTACCAAAACAGAAGGTATATGCCGAGGATGTTAAAAAAGAAAAGGGTAGCAGTAAACAAAAAGTAGCCGATGGGGTTTTCATTTCTTTTGTACCGGTATTTGAGAAAGATATTTTTGACGATGCGGTGGTTGAAAAATTTAAACTGTACCTGATCAATCAAACAGATACGGAATTGGATTTCACTTATACTTTATTGCTTAACGGGGTAAACGATTTTGAATTAAAGAATAGCATACTTCCGTTGAATGATTTTTACCTGCATGATGTACAATTTGAATTGTTAAGTGATAATCCCCGTTTTGATTTTGAATTTTCTCTTACAAAACCTGATAAAAAGAAAGCGGAGTATTTTGAATCATCCTTAAAAATCAAGGCAAAACAATTATTTAAGCGTATCGAAGAGATGCAGATAAAGAATGAACCTTCATTTTCTTATCTGTTGTTTCAGGAATATCCGGATAGAATAGAGACGGAAAAGGTTGATCTGTCAAAGTTGGGCAATGCCGGTTTCAGGATATACGGAGCTCATGAAATAAGACAAAATATGCCGTCGGCACAATCTGTAGTAGATCTGCATATAGAGAAGCTGACAGATGACTGGAAGCACCTGAGCAATTACGATATCCTGACCATCCAATTAAAAGCATTTGAAAAGTATTACGACCTGGCTATCAGTCATTTTCAGCCAAGTTTAATCATAATACACGGTGTAGGAACCGGGAAACTAAAGAATGAGATCCATGAGATATTAAAGGCTAAAAAGCATGTGAAATCCTTTGCCAATCAATACCATCATAGATTTGGCTATGGGGCAACAGAGATTTATTTTGAATATTAA